The DNA region GAGGGCGCGACGATGGCCTCGGTGATCCGGGACGTGATGCCGGGGCGGGGCGGGCGTACCGCGGAACTGCTCCAGGGTGCCGGGCGGCGCCATATCTTCCTCAATTACATCGGTATCGGTTTCGCGATGGCGAAGCTGCCCCGGCCGTTGTGGAAGAAGGTCATGCCCGAACTCGAGGGTGAGGACTTCTATCCGCCGATGAGCTGGCTCGCGGTCGACGGATACGGTTTCGACCGCGCTTACTTCGATCCCGGCCGGTGGGTCACCGGCCGGCGTCTGGACACCCCTTATCCGTGGGACGGGCATCCGGACTACTTCCAGCGGGCTGTGGACCAGGGCATCGGCCGCGCACTGTGGTTCATCCACGGTGCGCGGGTGGAGGACGTCTGTGGCGCCGTTCGTGGTTTCGCTTCGGGGCGCCGGCCCGATCTGTGGGCGGGTGTCGGGCTCGCCGCGACCTTCGCGGGCTGTTCCACGGGGGCCGAACTCGCCGTGCTGCCCGAGCGGGCCGGTGAACTGCGGGGCCATCTCGCGCAGGGCGCCGTGTTCGCGGCGAAGGCCCGCCACTTCTCCGGTACGGTCCCCGGGCACACCAGGGCCGCGTTGCACGCGCTGGCCGGGATCACCGCCGAGGCGGCCGCCGTCCTCGCCGATGACGCCGCACCCCCGGCAGGGGCGGCCGACGGGGTCCCCGCTTATGAGATCTGGCGCCGCGGCGTGCGCGGGAAACTGTCCGTGAACGCCCTCTGAGCATTCTTGGAGTAGACGCCCGGACACACCCATTGAATATGTTCGGTCCACGGAATCAGGAATTTCAGGCAAAAGAATTGAGGGGCGGTCTTCTAGGTGTCCATCTTGCGTGCGCTGAGGCGCCGGGTCCTCACACCGAATGTACGGGAAACGCTGCTGGAGACACGCGGGTTCCACGTCAAGGACGAGGAGTCCAGACAGCAGCTGGAAACAGTCGGGGCGAGCTTCCTCCAGGGGTACGCCTACGCGGTCGAGGCCCGCAGCGCGGACGAGGCCGTCGACTGGCTGGAGACGGTGCCCCGGGCCTTCCGCGGGTTCGCCTACGAAGGCGCGGGCATGGGCGCCGTCATGCTGGACTCCCTGACGGGCGGCGGTAAGCGGCTGACCGGGCTCCTGGAGGGCGGGGGCCGCCACCACAACTACATGATCTACGTGGGTATCGGCTGGGCGATGGCCCGCCTGCCCCGGTTCCTGTGGCCCGACGTGACCACGGCCGACCCGGTGCTGCGCTGGCTGATCCTGGACGGATACGGCTTCCACCAGGCGTACTTCAAGACCGACGCGTACGTCCGCGATCCCGGCCGGGACCATCCCTTCACCTGGAAGGGCGGCCCGGACGCCTACAGTGCCCGCGTCATCGACCAGGGGATCGGCCGTGCCCTGTGGTTCGTCGGCGGTACCGACCCCGATGTGGTGGCCGGCCTCATCGGCGCGTTCCCCGCCCACCGCCACGGCGACATGTACGCCGGTGCCGGGCTCGCCTGTACCTACGCGGGCAGTGCCTGCGAGGAGGAGCTGCTGCGTTTCGCCGGGCACGCGGGTGTGCACCGGCCGAGCCTCGTGCAGGGTTCCGCGTTCGCCTGTGAGGCCCGGGAGCGGGCCGGGACGACGATCGCCCACACCCATCTCGCCGCCCGGGTCCTGTGCGGTGGCCGTACCCCCGAGGAAGCCGCCCGGGTGTGCACCGATTCCAGGCCCGCGGGCTGCGACGGCGGCCAGGTCCCGGCCTTCGAGACCTGGCGGCGGCACATCGCCGCCACCATCAGCTCCGTTCCCCGTACGCAGAAGGGCGCCGTCGCATGACACACCCAGTTTCCTGGCTGCGGAAGCAGGCCCCCGGGGTCATTGCGCTCGCCCTTA from Streptomyces sp. NBC_01754 includes:
- a CDS encoding DUF1702 family protein, which encodes MASATGSLRRLLMAPSLREVSFAGRGFPVVESAVTRRLEAIPQTVVTGFEWGIESRSLWETERRLSLVDLELQGFAYEGATMASVIRDVMPGRGGRTAELLQGAGRRHIFLNYIGIGFAMAKLPRPLWKKVMPELEGEDFYPPMSWLAVDGYGFDRAYFDPGRWVTGRRLDTPYPWDGHPDYFQRAVDQGIGRALWFIHGARVEDVCGAVRGFASGRRPDLWAGVGLAATFAGCSTGAELAVLPERAGELRGHLAQGAVFAAKARHFSGTVPGHTRAALHALAGITAEAAAVLADDAAPPAGAADGVPAYEIWRRGVRGKLSVNAL
- a CDS encoding DUF1702 family protein, with the translated sequence MSILRALRRRVLTPNVRETLLETRGFHVKDEESRQQLETVGASFLQGYAYAVEARSADEAVDWLETVPRAFRGFAYEGAGMGAVMLDSLTGGGKRLTGLLEGGGRHHNYMIYVGIGWAMARLPRFLWPDVTTADPVLRWLILDGYGFHQAYFKTDAYVRDPGRDHPFTWKGGPDAYSARVIDQGIGRALWFVGGTDPDVVAGLIGAFPAHRHGDMYAGAGLACTYAGSACEEELLRFAGHAGVHRPSLVQGSAFACEARERAGTTIAHTHLAARVLCGGRTPEEAARVCTDSRPAGCDGGQVPAFETWRRHIAATISSVPRTQKGAVA